A portion of the Nitrospira defluvii genome contains these proteins:
- a CDS encoding nucleoside hydrolase, producing MLNTPPLKVIIDTDPGVDDALAILLALASPELDVVGITTVCGNVPVGQGTKNLFRLLNQLNPPSGLLVGQGAARPLEEDLITAIQVHGSDGLGELDGALTPGGMPRYPAVRLPQMLPTAQDVWNECIRRYPDEVTLITLGPLTNVAVGLKVNPLTVQKFRAVVAMGGAIGVPGNISPVAEFNMYVDPHAAHRVFHASLPLTLVPLDVTTRVGVTRAGLEAWVAGSPHPIGRLVVDMTSKAFDFAEQVEGHGLLYFHDPVAILSAIDASLMRMEPLHVDIEMVGRVSRGATVADRRSRKPEEKATPNMHVAVDIDADRALHLIRSRLCPWSS from the coding sequence ATGTTGAATACTCCTCCCTTGAAGGTCATCATCGATACAGATCCCGGGGTTGATGACGCACTGGCCATTCTGCTGGCGTTGGCTTCACCGGAACTGGACGTGGTGGGCATCACCACGGTTTGCGGAAATGTGCCGGTCGGCCAGGGGACAAAAAATCTGTTCCGCCTTCTGAACCAGCTGAACCCCCCATCGGGTCTGCTGGTAGGACAGGGTGCCGCCCGTCCGTTGGAAGAGGACCTGATCACGGCGATCCAGGTTCATGGGAGTGATGGGCTGGGTGAGCTGGATGGTGCGTTGACGCCAGGAGGTATGCCGCGGTACCCGGCGGTGCGTTTGCCTCAAATGTTGCCCACCGCGCAGGATGTGTGGAACGAGTGTATTCGCCGATATCCCGATGAGGTGACATTGATCACCCTGGGGCCGTTGACGAACGTGGCCGTGGGCTTGAAGGTAAATCCCCTCACCGTCCAGAAGTTTCGTGCGGTGGTGGCGATGGGGGGGGCGATCGGCGTCCCCGGCAACATTTCCCCGGTGGCGGAATTTAATATGTATGTCGATCCGCATGCGGCGCATCGGGTGTTTCATGCGTCGCTGCCCTTGACCCTCGTCCCACTTGACGTGACGACCCGTGTCGGGGTGACCAGAGCCGGTTTGGAAGCATGGGTTGCTGGGTCCCCTCACCCGATCGGTCGCCTGGTGGTCGACATGACCTCCAAGGCGTTTGACTTCGCGGAGCAGGTCGAAGGTCACGGGCTCCTGTACTTCCATGACCCGGTTGCAATTCTGTCGGCCATTGATGCCTCGTTGATGAGGATGGAGCCGCTGCATGTGGACATTGAGATGGTCGGCCGGGTGTCGCGCGGGGCGACTGTCGCCGATCGCCGATCTCGGAAGCCTGAGGAAAAGGCGACTCCCAACATGCATGTCGCGGTGGACATCGACGCCGATCGGGCGTTGCATCTCATCCGCAGCCGACTCTGCCCATGGTCGTCGTAA
- the gcvP gene encoding aminomethyl-transferring glycine dehydrogenase, with product MPDPHFLESNDTFVPRHIGPTESDIQAMLATLNLSSLESLVEATVPSDIHLQGPLTLQPPRGEQEVLAELRGVAQQNHVWRSLIGMGYYDCITPPVIQRNILENPGWYTQYTPYQAEIAQGRLEALVNFQTMVADLTGLPLANASLLDEATAAAEAMTMCAAISRAAGNERHKFFVSENCHPQTIAVVQTRAEPLGIVLQIGAIQSLDLSKGEFFGMLLQYPSTDGYVGDYSEFITRAHAAGVYVVVATDLLALTLLRSPGECGADVAVGSSQRFGVPLGFGGPHAAFMATKEEFRRQMPGRIIGVSKDVTGRLAYRLSLQTREQHIRREKATSNICTAQVLLAVMAGMYAVYHGPAGLRRIAERIHGLTMVLAEGLRRHGCAIGLEPVFDTLRVPLSPGQSDTILNRARQQKINLRRYDDHSLGMSLDEWSSLDEVRRLLAIFVGQDIPEEELRSILTSADVGYPAGLGRTSAYLTHPVFHRYHAEHELLRYIHRLQSRDLSLVHSMIPLGSCTMKLNATAEMIPVTWPEFGRLHPFAPADQTQGYQILFQQLESWLAEVTGFAGISLQPNAGSQGEYAGLMVIRAYHRHRGETQRDVCLIPVSAHGTNPASASMCGMTVVPVACDQRGNVDLTDLEAKATAHRARLAALMVTYPSTHGVFEESIRRMCQIVHTHGGQVYMDGANMNAQVGLCRPADLGADVCHLNLHKTFCIPHGGGGPGMGPIGVARHLVPFMPGHPVTQLGGPQSIGPVSAAPYGSPSILTISWVYIALMGREGLTRATQVAILNANYMAKRLEKHYPVLYTGARGFVAHEFILDLRPLKESSGVEAMDVAKRLMDYGFHAPTVSFPVAGTLMIEPTESEVKAELDRLCEALIAIRGEIQAVAEGRQPRAGNVLKNAPHTASTVTAQEWARPYSREEAAFPAPWVRENKFWPSVGRIDEAYGDRHLFCTCPPVDAVS from the coding sequence ATGCCAGACCCTCACTTTCTCGAGTCGAACGATACCTTTGTCCCTCGCCATATCGGTCCTACGGAGTCCGATATCCAGGCGATGTTGGCGACCCTGAACCTCTCTTCCTTGGAGTCTCTCGTCGAGGCGACGGTCCCCTCGGATATCCATCTGCAGGGGCCTCTGACGCTCCAGCCCCCGCGTGGCGAACAGGAGGTCCTGGCGGAATTGCGTGGAGTGGCTCAACAGAATCACGTTTGGCGCTCTCTGATCGGGATGGGCTACTACGACTGCATTACGCCTCCGGTGATCCAGCGCAACATTCTCGAGAATCCAGGCTGGTATACGCAGTATACGCCGTATCAAGCCGAGATCGCCCAGGGGCGGCTCGAAGCCTTGGTCAATTTTCAAACCATGGTCGCGGATTTGACCGGGTTGCCGCTTGCCAACGCGTCGCTGCTTGATGAGGCCACCGCCGCTGCCGAAGCGATGACGATGTGCGCGGCCATTTCGCGTGCTGCGGGGAACGAGCGGCATAAGTTTTTCGTCTCTGAAAATTGTCATCCGCAAACCATCGCGGTGGTGCAGACGCGCGCCGAACCGTTGGGTATCGTTCTGCAGATCGGTGCCATCCAGTCGTTGGATTTGTCGAAGGGGGAGTTCTTCGGGATGCTGCTTCAGTACCCCTCGACGGACGGCTATGTGGGCGATTACAGCGAATTCATCACACGGGCGCATGCTGCCGGCGTCTATGTTGTGGTCGCGACCGATTTGCTCGCGTTGACGTTGTTGCGCTCTCCGGGTGAATGCGGTGCGGATGTCGCGGTCGGCTCCAGCCAGCGGTTTGGTGTGCCCTTGGGATTCGGAGGCCCCCATGCCGCGTTCATGGCGACCAAGGAAGAGTTTCGTCGACAAATGCCGGGCCGTATTATTGGTGTCTCGAAAGACGTCACAGGTCGTCTGGCCTATCGCCTCTCGCTCCAAACAAGAGAGCAGCATATCCGCCGTGAAAAGGCGACGAGCAATATTTGCACGGCGCAGGTGCTCCTGGCGGTGATGGCGGGCATGTATGCCGTCTACCATGGTCCGGCTGGGCTGCGGCGGATTGCCGAACGCATCCATGGGCTGACGATGGTCTTGGCAGAGGGGTTGCGCCGGCATGGGTGCGCCATTGGTCTCGAGCCTGTGTTCGACACCTTGCGGGTGCCACTGTCACCTGGACAATCGGACACGATTCTGAATCGGGCGCGCCAGCAGAAGATCAATCTCCGGCGGTACGATGATCACAGTTTGGGGATGTCGCTGGATGAATGGAGCAGTCTGGATGAAGTCCGCCGGTTGCTGGCCATCTTTGTGGGACAGGACATTCCCGAAGAAGAGCTTCGGTCGATACTCACGTCGGCGGATGTTGGGTACCCTGCAGGGTTGGGGCGTACCAGTGCCTACCTGACTCACCCGGTCTTCCACCGCTATCATGCCGAACACGAACTTCTGCGGTATATCCATCGTCTCCAATCCAGGGACCTGTCGCTGGTGCATTCCATGATTCCGTTGGGTTCCTGCACGATGAAGTTGAATGCGACGGCGGAAATGATCCCGGTGACCTGGCCGGAGTTCGGGCGGCTGCATCCGTTTGCCCCCGCGGATCAAACGCAGGGCTATCAGATATTGTTTCAACAGCTGGAGTCCTGGCTGGCCGAGGTGACCGGATTTGCCGGAATCTCGTTGCAACCCAATGCCGGTTCGCAGGGCGAATATGCGGGGCTTATGGTGATTCGGGCCTATCATCGTCATCGAGGCGAGACGCAACGCGATGTCTGTTTGATTCCGGTGTCGGCCCATGGCACCAATCCAGCCAGCGCGTCGATGTGCGGGATGACGGTGGTCCCGGTCGCCTGTGACCAGCGTGGCAATGTGGACTTGACCGATCTTGAGGCGAAGGCGACGGCGCATCGGGCTCGCCTGGCGGCGCTGATGGTGACCTACCCCTCCACACACGGTGTCTTTGAAGAGAGCATTCGCCGAATGTGCCAGATCGTGCATACCCATGGCGGGCAGGTGTACATGGATGGCGCCAACATGAACGCCCAGGTCGGGCTTTGTCGCCCGGCTGATCTTGGGGCCGACGTCTGCCATCTGAACTTGCATAAGACCTTTTGCATCCCTCATGGCGGCGGCGGACCGGGAATGGGGCCTATCGGTGTGGCCCGTCACCTCGTGCCGTTTATGCCGGGACATCCGGTGACGCAGTTGGGCGGTCCGCAGTCGATCGGCCCGGTTTCGGCGGCTCCATACGGCAGTCCGAGCATCCTGACGATCTCATGGGTCTACATTGCGTTGATGGGTAGAGAGGGGCTCACCAGGGCCACACAGGTGGCGATTCTGAATGCCAACTATATGGCCAAACGGTTGGAGAAGCACTATCCGGTGCTGTACACCGGGGCCCGGGGATTTGTTGCGCATGAGTTTATCCTCGATCTGCGGCCTCTCAAAGAGAGCAGCGGCGTAGAGGCCATGGATGTGGCGAAACGTCTCATGGACTATGGATTCCATGCCCCCACCGTGTCGTTCCCCGTAGCGGGCACCTTGATGATTGAGCCGACGGAGAGTGAGGTCAAGGCAGAACTGGATCGGTTGTGCGAAGCGCTCATCGCGATTCGTGGCGAGATTCAAGCCGTCGCCGAGGGGCGACAACCACGCGCAGGCAATGTCTTGAAGAACGCTCCACACACGGCGTCGACAGTCACCGCCCAGGAGTGGGCCAGGCCGTACTCGCGTGAAGAGGCGGCGTTTCCTGCTCCGTGGGTTCGTGAAAACAAGTTTTGGCCGAGTGTGGGACGGATCGATGAAGCCTATGGCGACCGCCACCTGTTTTGCACCTGTCCGCCGGTGGATGCTGTTTCCTAA
- a CDS encoding ankyrin repeat domain-containing protein — protein sequence MAPVLPGTAPQTPALSAPLAPAQTVTCPFCQAVTSCAPSPGRLLHQVACPSCRENLLLLNQRTQETDVALIDQQGSTAPPSSDLSCRIAGLAVATLACLLNYVLLSTLGFWMFGQITTIHDPYDVDALLLSPLIVKANGWTPLHLAAARGDLPLAASLLDNGASIDQPNGNRRTALYEAAKRGQTAVVTLLLNRGANPNARGKLGYTPLLAAAEEGHADTIAALLRHGADHRAISTLGDSALHRAVRSGHLAATQTLLEHGISVNRKTHGETALEIAQHEEDQELIDLLRAHGGREFSQAKAHRAQGIAHQKQGHADRALFAFAEALNLDPDDYEAYYGRGTALLQKNEPDEALIAFHAAIRLNPTYFEAYSAATSVYTARKQWRLALALWDQFLAQQPQHGRAHFERAIVKRAQGDSAGFLEGLQRACALGHVAAC from the coding sequence ATGGCTCCCGTTCTCCCAGGCACGGCACCCCAGACACCCGCTCTGTCCGCACCCCTTGCCCCGGCACAGACCGTCACCTGCCCATTCTGTCAGGCAGTCACGTCATGTGCTCCGTCCCCCGGGCGTCTCCTCCATCAGGTCGCCTGCCCATCCTGTCGCGAAAATCTTCTGCTCCTCAACCAGCGGACGCAAGAAACCGATGTAGCACTCATCGATCAACAGGGATCGACCGCTCCGCCTTCGAGTGATCTGTCGTGTCGAATCGCAGGCCTTGCGGTGGCAACCCTCGCTTGCCTGTTGAATTACGTCCTGCTCTCAACACTGGGGTTCTGGATGTTCGGCCAAATCACCACCATTCACGATCCGTACGATGTCGATGCGCTCCTCCTGTCGCCCTTGATTGTGAAAGCCAATGGGTGGACACCGCTGCATCTCGCCGCAGCGCGAGGAGATCTTCCTCTCGCCGCCTCCCTTCTCGACAATGGAGCCTCCATCGACCAACCCAATGGCAATCGTCGTACTGCGCTGTATGAAGCGGCAAAGCGGGGGCAGACGGCGGTCGTCACCCTACTCCTGAATCGCGGCGCCAATCCCAATGCGCGCGGGAAACTTGGTTACACTCCGCTACTGGCGGCAGCGGAAGAAGGCCATGCCGACACCATCGCCGCCTTGCTACGCCATGGCGCAGACCACCGCGCCATCTCCACCCTCGGTGATTCGGCCCTGCACCGGGCCGTCAGAAGCGGCCATCTGGCCGCCACACAAACCCTCCTTGAGCACGGGATCTCCGTCAATCGGAAGACCCATGGCGAAACGGCGCTTGAGATCGCGCAACACGAAGAAGACCAGGAGTTGATCGACCTGTTGCGCGCGCACGGTGGACGAGAATTCTCCCAGGCAAAAGCTCATCGTGCCCAAGGCATCGCACATCAGAAACAAGGGCATGCCGACAGAGCACTCTTTGCCTTTGCAGAAGCCTTGAATCTCGATCCAGACGACTATGAGGCCTACTACGGCCGCGGAACCGCCCTGCTCCAAAAGAACGAACCCGACGAAGCCCTGATCGCCTTTCACGCCGCCATCCGTCTCAACCCCACCTACTTTGAGGCCTACAGCGCAGCGACCTCTGTCTATACGGCACGCAAACAGTGGAGGCTGGCCCTCGCACTGTGGGATCAATTCCTCGCGCAACAACCACAACATGGGCGGGCACATTTTGAACGAGCGATCGTCAAACGGGCTCAAGGCGACAGCGCCGGCTT
- a CDS encoding FAD-binding protein, with protein sequence MITHDILIVGAGLAGMRAAIAVPPDVNVALLSKVHPVRSHSVAAQGGINAAIGTDDSWEAHAYDTAKGGLYLGDQDAIEAMCKEAPQDILELERMGVIFSRTPDGRIAQRPFGGAGYPRTCYAADRTGHALLHAMYEQLMKRRCKVYEEWYVTALLVEEGRCCGVVAWDVVRGGLQVLQAKAVILATGGSGRVFSTSTNAVINTGDGMALAYRAGVPLEDMEFVQFHPTTLKDTGILITEGARGEGGYLLNTLGERFMKRYAPEQMELATRSTVSLAIGQEIQEGRGVDGCVLLDLRHLGRTKILERLPQIRELAMEFAGLDPIETPIPIRPGAHYQMGGVKANAWGETDLPGLFAAGECACVSVHGANRLGGNSLLETIVFGRRAGTRAAESIRDCRLPPIPDTHLQGETQRVKALFGNPGPERAWHIRDDLGKTMSLNLGIFRTKQSMQEARAAIQALQLRARHMCVQDRGQIFNTDLIQALELQCLLDIAETIVVGALGREESRGAHYRADFPTRNDNAWLRHTISHRHTDGPHLTYTPVTITRFPPA encoded by the coding sequence ATGATTACACATGACATCCTCATTGTCGGAGCAGGGCTCGCCGGCATGCGCGCGGCGATTGCAGTCCCGCCTGACGTTAATGTCGCACTCCTCTCCAAGGTTCACCCGGTCCGCAGCCATTCGGTCGCCGCACAAGGCGGGATCAACGCCGCCATCGGGACAGACGACTCGTGGGAGGCACATGCCTATGACACGGCCAAAGGCGGCCTCTATCTCGGCGACCAAGATGCCATCGAAGCCATGTGCAAGGAAGCCCCGCAAGACATTCTCGAACTGGAGCGCATGGGAGTCATCTTCAGTCGCACACCGGATGGACGGATCGCGCAGCGACCGTTCGGCGGAGCCGGGTACCCGCGAACCTGTTACGCCGCCGACCGCACCGGACATGCCCTCTTGCACGCCATGTACGAACAGCTGATGAAGCGCCGGTGCAAGGTCTACGAAGAATGGTATGTCACGGCCTTGCTCGTTGAGGAAGGACGTTGCTGTGGGGTCGTTGCTTGGGACGTCGTCCGTGGCGGGTTGCAAGTGTTGCAGGCCAAAGCTGTGATTCTTGCCACCGGGGGGAGCGGTCGCGTGTTCTCCACCAGCACCAACGCCGTCATCAATACCGGTGATGGCATGGCCCTGGCCTACCGGGCTGGCGTACCGCTGGAGGACATGGAATTCGTCCAGTTTCACCCGACCACATTAAAAGACACCGGTATTCTGATTACGGAAGGGGCGCGCGGGGAAGGCGGCTATCTACTCAATACGCTCGGAGAGCGGTTTATGAAGCGGTATGCGCCGGAACAAATGGAACTGGCCACCCGCTCGACCGTATCGCTGGCCATCGGGCAGGAAATCCAAGAAGGGCGGGGCGTCGACGGCTGCGTGTTACTCGACCTGCGGCACCTGGGGCGCACCAAGATTCTGGAACGGCTGCCCCAGATCAGGGAATTGGCCATGGAGTTTGCGGGGCTCGATCCGATCGAAACGCCCATCCCGATCCGCCCCGGTGCCCACTACCAGATGGGCGGCGTGAAGGCCAACGCCTGGGGGGAAACCGACCTTCCCGGACTCTTCGCCGCAGGTGAATGCGCCTGCGTGAGTGTGCACGGAGCCAACCGGCTGGGCGGCAATTCACTCCTGGAAACGATCGTCTTCGGACGTCGGGCCGGCACCAGAGCGGCGGAATCCATCCGCGACTGTCGCCTTCCGCCCATCCCCGACACACACCTGCAGGGTGAAACACAACGCGTGAAGGCCCTGTTCGGCAATCCCGGTCCGGAGCGGGCCTGGCACATTCGGGACGATCTCGGGAAAACCATGAGTCTCAATCTGGGCATCTTCCGCACCAAGCAGTCCATGCAGGAGGCTCGAGCCGCTATCCAGGCGTTACAGCTGCGTGCCCGACACATGTGTGTGCAGGACAGAGGCCAGATCTTCAATACCGACCTGATTCAGGCGCTGGAGCTGCAGTGCCTTCTGGACATTGCGGAGACCATCGTCGTCGGCGCCTTGGGACGGGAAGAGAGCCGGGGAGCCCACTATCGAGCCGATTTCCCGACACGAAACGACAACGCCTGGCTTCGCCACACCATCAGCCACCGGCACACCGACGGCCCGCACCTGACCTATACCCCCGTTACCATTACCCGCTTTCCCCCTGCCTAG